In a single window of the Necator americanus strain Aroian chromosome X, whole genome shotgun sequence genome:
- a CDS encoding hypothetical protein (NECATOR_CHRX.G21497.T1): protein MGQREVDLPQLFSDVSRTISGITNIMGAGPSQDAPDASPSGASTMVGSLFGNTCFKACGMEDIQYAARSAGDMLITLRFCIMATTVIFLLCLIILTGAILYTVCRKGKGSSKSQIQSAEPLVKSKTHLSSKKIPVTSVCS, encoded by the exons ATGGGTCAACGTGAGGTCGATTTGCCTCAGCTATTCAGCGATGTTTCTCGCACCATCAGCGGTATAACGAACATTATGGGTGCTGGGCCAAGTCAAG ACGCTCCTGACGCTTCTCCGAGCGGTGCATCAACAATGGTTGGAAGCCTATTCGGGAATACTTGCTTCAAGGCATGTGGTATGGAGGACATCCAGTACGCGGCAAGG TCCGCTGGAGATATGCTGATAACTCTACGTTTTTGTATTATGGCGACAACTGTCATCTTTTTATTGTGTCTGATCATCCTAACTGGAGCAATTCTGTACACTGTATGTAGAAAG GGTAAAGGGAGCTCCAAATCACAAATACAGTCCGCTGAACCTTTGGTGAAGTCAAAGACTCATC TCAGCTCCAAGAAGATTCCCGTTACCAGCGTTTGTTCGTGA
- a CDS encoding hypothetical protein (NECATOR_CHRX.G21497.T2), producing the protein MGQREVDLPQLFSDVSRTISGITNIMGAGPSQDAPDASPSGASTMVGSLFGNTCFKACGMEDIQYAARSAGDMLITLRFCIMATTVIFLLCLIILTGAILYTVCRKSAPRRFPLPAFVRDVFPARQETAKEGHST; encoded by the exons ATGGGTCAACGTGAGGTCGATTTGCCTCAGCTATTCAGCGATGTTTCTCGCACCATCAGCGGTATAACGAACATTATGGGTGCTGGGCCAAGTCAAG ACGCTCCTGACGCTTCTCCGAGCGGTGCATCAACAATGGTTGGAAGCCTATTCGGGAATACTTGCTTCAAGGCATGTGGTATGGAGGACATCCAGTACGCGGCAAGG TCCGCTGGAGATATGCTGATAACTCTACGTTTTTGTATTATGGCGACAACTGTCATCTTTTTATTGTGTCTGATCATCCTAACTGGAGCAATTCTGTACACTGTATGTAGAAAG TCAGCTCCAAGAAGATTCCCGTTACCAGCGTTTGTTCGTGACGTCTTCCCCGCACGACAGGAAACTGCTAAGGAAGGTCATAGCACTTAA